From a single Carassius auratus strain Wakin chromosome 38, ASM336829v1, whole genome shotgun sequence genomic region:
- the LOC113056830 gene encoding cytosolic purine 5'-nucleotidase-like isoform X2, giving the protein MTTSWSDRLQNYADLPANMDGLSMKKYRREVHHRVFVNRSLAMEKIKCFGFDMDYTLAVYKSPEYESLGFDLTVERLVSIGYPQELLNFVYDPAFPTRGLVFDTMYGNLLKVDGYGNILVCAHGFSFLRGPEIRELYPNKFIQRGDTERFYILNTLFNLPETYLFACLVDFFTSCPRYRSCESGFKDGDLFMSFKSMFQDVRDAVDWVHFKGSLKEKTVENLEKYVVKDAKLPLLLSRMNEVAKVFLVTNSDCKYTDKIMTYLFDFPHGPKAGTPHRPWQSYFDLILVDARKPVFFGEGTVLRQVDMTSGRLKIGTYTGPLQHGIVYSGGSSDIVCDLLGAKGKDILYIGDHIFGDILKSKKRQGWRTFLVIPELAQELHVWTDKSTLFEELQGLDVFLSELYKHLDSSSNERPDISSIQRRIKKVTHDMDMCYGMMGSLFRSGSRQTLFASQVMRYADLYAASFINLLYYPFSYMFRAAHVQMPHESTVEHTHVDIHDMESPMATRNRHSIDFRDHECKRHQLTRSISEINPPHLFPQTPQEITHCHDEDDDEEEEEEE; this is encoded by the exons ATGACAACCTCTTGGAGTGATCGGCTGCAGAATTATGCAGACCTTCCTGCCAACATGGATGGTTTATCCATGAAGAAATACAGAAGAGAGGTGCATCACAG AGTTTTTGTCAATAGAAGTTTGGCAATGGAGAAGATAAAATGCTTTGGctttgatatggactacactctAGCAG TGTATAAGTCTCCGGAGTATGAATCTCTTGGCTTCGATCTGACTGTGGAAAGACTGGTTTCCATTGGTTACCCACAAGAGCTGCTAAACTTTGTCTATGACCCTGCTTTTCCCACAAG AGGCTTGGTGTTTGATACAATGTATGGAAACCTGCTGAAAGTAGATGGGTATGGAAACATCCTTGTGTGCGCTCATGGTTTTAGCTTCCTGCGTGG TCCAGAAATAAGAGAGCTGTACCCAAACAAGTTCATTCAGCGTGGAGATACTGAGCGATTCTACATCCTCAACACACTTTTCAACCTCCCAG aGACATATCTCTTTGCCTGCCTGGTTGACTTCTTCACTAGTTGCCCCAGATATAGAAG TTGTGAGAGTGGCTTTAAAGATGGAGATCTTTTCATGTCTTTCAAGAGCATGTTTCAGGATGTCAGAGATGCTGTGGATTGGGTCCATTTCAAG GGCTCACTAAAAGAGAAAACGGTTGAAAACCTGGAGAAATATGTGGTGAAGGAT GCCAAACTACCATTGCTGCTAAGCCGAATGAATGAAGTTGCCAAAGTGTTCCTTGTTACCAACAGTGACTGCAAATACACAGAT aaaattaTGACATACTTGTTTGATTTTCCACATGGTCCAAAA gcTGGTACGCCTCATCGGCCCTGGCAGTCCTACTTTGACCTTATTCTGGTGGACGCCAGGAAGCCAGTGTTCTTCGGAGAGGGCACAGTCCTGAGACAGGTGGACATG ACCTCTGGGAGACTAAAGATTGGAACATATACAGGTCCCTTGCAGCATGGCATAGTGTATTCCGGtg GTTCCTCAGACATAGTTTGTGACCTGCTGGGAGCGAAAGGAAAGGACATCTTGTACATCGGTGACCACATCTTTGGAGACATCCTGAAGTCTAAGAAGCGTCAGGGCTGGAGAACGTTCCTGGTGATTCCTGAGCTGGCTCAGGAGCTGCATGTGTGGACCGACAAGAGCA CACTGTTTGAGGAACTACAGGGTCTGGACGTGTTCCTATCAGAGCTCTACAA GCATTTGGACAGCAGCAGCAATGAGAGACCTGATATCAGTTCTATTCAGAGGAGGATTAAG AAAGTGACCCATGACATGGACATGTGCTATGGGATGATGGGAAGTCTGTTCCGCAGCGGTTCTCGTCAGACTCTCTTTGCCTCTCAAGTGATGCGCTATGCTGACCTATACGCTGCATCCTTCATCAATCTCCTGTACTATCCTTTCAGCTACATGTTCAGAGCCGCCCATGTCCAG ATGCCTCACGAGTCCACGGTGGAGCACACTCACGTGGACATCCATGACATGGAGTCGCCCATGGCCACACGCAACCGCCACTCCATCGACTTCAGAGACCACGAGTGCAAGAGACACCAGCTGACCCGCTCCATAAGTGAGATCAATCCGCCACACCTCTTCCCCCAGACGCCACAAGAGATCACGCACTGCCACGATGAGGATgacgatgaggaggaggaggaggaagaataA
- the LOC113056830 gene encoding cytosolic purine 5'-nucleotidase-like isoform X1 codes for MTTSWSDRLQNYADLPANMDGLSMKKYRREVHHSLPQELAHCHPSMRVFVNRSLAMEKIKCFGFDMDYTLAVYKSPEYESLGFDLTVERLVSIGYPQELLNFVYDPAFPTRGLVFDTMYGNLLKVDGYGNILVCAHGFSFLRGPEIRELYPNKFIQRGDTERFYILNTLFNLPETYLFACLVDFFTSCPRYRSCESGFKDGDLFMSFKSMFQDVRDAVDWVHFKGSLKEKTVENLEKYVVKDAKLPLLLSRMNEVAKVFLVTNSDCKYTDKIMTYLFDFPHGPKAGTPHRPWQSYFDLILVDARKPVFFGEGTVLRQVDMTSGRLKIGTYTGPLQHGIVYSGGSSDIVCDLLGAKGKDILYIGDHIFGDILKSKKRQGWRTFLVIPELAQELHVWTDKSTLFEELQGLDVFLSELYKHLDSSSNERPDISSIQRRIKKVTHDMDMCYGMMGSLFRSGSRQTLFASQVMRYADLYAASFINLLYYPFSYMFRAAHVQMPHESTVEHTHVDIHDMESPMATRNRHSIDFRDHECKRHQLTRSISEINPPHLFPQTPQEITHCHDEDDDEEEEEEE; via the exons ATGACAACCTCTTGGAGTGATCGGCTGCAGAATTATGCAGACCTTCCTGCCAACATGGATGGTTTATCCATGAAGAAATACAGAAGAGAGGTGCATCACAG CTTACCACAGGAACTGGCCCACTGTCATCCTTCTATGAG AGTTTTTGTCAATAGAAGTTTGGCAATGGAGAAGATAAAATGCTTTGGctttgatatggactacactctAGCAG TGTATAAGTCTCCGGAGTATGAATCTCTTGGCTTCGATCTGACTGTGGAAAGACTGGTTTCCATTGGTTACCCACAAGAGCTGCTAAACTTTGTCTATGACCCTGCTTTTCCCACAAG AGGCTTGGTGTTTGATACAATGTATGGAAACCTGCTGAAAGTAGATGGGTATGGAAACATCCTTGTGTGCGCTCATGGTTTTAGCTTCCTGCGTGG TCCAGAAATAAGAGAGCTGTACCCAAACAAGTTCATTCAGCGTGGAGATACTGAGCGATTCTACATCCTCAACACACTTTTCAACCTCCCAG aGACATATCTCTTTGCCTGCCTGGTTGACTTCTTCACTAGTTGCCCCAGATATAGAAG TTGTGAGAGTGGCTTTAAAGATGGAGATCTTTTCATGTCTTTCAAGAGCATGTTTCAGGATGTCAGAGATGCTGTGGATTGGGTCCATTTCAAG GGCTCACTAAAAGAGAAAACGGTTGAAAACCTGGAGAAATATGTGGTGAAGGAT GCCAAACTACCATTGCTGCTAAGCCGAATGAATGAAGTTGCCAAAGTGTTCCTTGTTACCAACAGTGACTGCAAATACACAGAT aaaattaTGACATACTTGTTTGATTTTCCACATGGTCCAAAA gcTGGTACGCCTCATCGGCCCTGGCAGTCCTACTTTGACCTTATTCTGGTGGACGCCAGGAAGCCAGTGTTCTTCGGAGAGGGCACAGTCCTGAGACAGGTGGACATG ACCTCTGGGAGACTAAAGATTGGAACATATACAGGTCCCTTGCAGCATGGCATAGTGTATTCCGGtg GTTCCTCAGACATAGTTTGTGACCTGCTGGGAGCGAAAGGAAAGGACATCTTGTACATCGGTGACCACATCTTTGGAGACATCCTGAAGTCTAAGAAGCGTCAGGGCTGGAGAACGTTCCTGGTGATTCCTGAGCTGGCTCAGGAGCTGCATGTGTGGACCGACAAGAGCA CACTGTTTGAGGAACTACAGGGTCTGGACGTGTTCCTATCAGAGCTCTACAA GCATTTGGACAGCAGCAGCAATGAGAGACCTGATATCAGTTCTATTCAGAGGAGGATTAAG AAAGTGACCCATGACATGGACATGTGCTATGGGATGATGGGAAGTCTGTTCCGCAGCGGTTCTCGTCAGACTCTCTTTGCCTCTCAAGTGATGCGCTATGCTGACCTATACGCTGCATCCTTCATCAATCTCCTGTACTATCCTTTCAGCTACATGTTCAGAGCCGCCCATGTCCAG ATGCCTCACGAGTCCACGGTGGAGCACACTCACGTGGACATCCATGACATGGAGTCGCCCATGGCCACACGCAACCGCCACTCCATCGACTTCAGAGACCACGAGTGCAAGAGACACCAGCTGACCCGCTCCATAAGTGAGATCAATCCGCCACACCTCTTCCCCCAGACGCCACAAGAGATCACGCACTGCCACGATGAGGATgacgatgaggaggaggaggaggaagaataA
- the LOC113056829 gene encoding metal transporter CNNM2 isoform X3, producing MAEQWTAVPTSNMAALNRARSLTVMFLIVSSCLISSADGKDAPEETVIIGLRLEDTDEVSFMDRGFLRVSERSRVRLRVYGQNINNETWSKLAFTEHSIGSAPAESTSPGDAPASHPCGIRSSDIIILPNVEVNRKTSGIIEIEVKPLRKTEKSKVYYLCIATATPGAQDSWSESTWVYHEGQDTKVIVVEEKKFLLPFWLQVIFIAMMLCLSGMFSGLNLGLMALDPMELRIVQNCGTEKEKNYAKKIEPVRSQGNYLLCSLLLGNVLVNTTLTILLDDIAGSGLIAIVVSTIGIVIFGEIVPQAICSRHGLAVGANTILLTKFFMILTFPASYPVSKLLDHVLGQEIGTVYNREKLLEMLRVTDPYNDLVKEELNIIQGALELRTKTVEDVMTPLRDCFMIAADAILDFSTMSEIMESGYTRIPVYEGEKCHIVDLLFVKDLAFVDPDDCTPLKTITKFYSHPLHFVFNDTKLDAMLEEFKKGKSHLAIVQRVNNEGEGDPFYEVLGIVTLEDVIEEIIKSEILDETDLYTDNKTKKRIAHRERKQDFSAFKPTDNELSVKISPQLLLAALRFLETEVESFSTAQMSEKILLRLLKHPNVIQELKYDDKNKKMSEHYLFHRNKPVDYFILILQGKVEVEAGKEGMKFEAGAFSYYGVLALTSSPENKSPPRAFGLNHSDSLNRSDRMEAVTPTLGSSNNQLNSFLQVYMPDFSVRAASDLLYIKVTRQQYQNALMASRMDKTPQSTDSEFTKIELTFTEHQDGPLDESATLLTTNSYKPNYTGHNDGAI from the exons ATGGCAGAGCAATGGACAGCAGTGCCCACTTCTAATATGGCGGCGCTGAACCGGGCTAGATCATTGACTGTTATGTTCTTAATTGTCAGCAGTTGTCTGATCAGTAGCGCTGATGGCAAAGACGCGCCGGAAGAGACTGTCATCATTGGCCTCCGGCTCGAGGACACCGACGAGGTGTCGTTTATGGACAGAGGCTTTTTGCGCGTCAGCGAGCGCTCTCGTGTCAGGTTAAGGGTCTATGGGCAAAACATCAACAACGAGACGTGGTCCAAACTCGCCTTTACGGAACACAGCATCGGCAGCGCACCCGCGGAGAGCACGAGCCCCGGAGACGCACCTGCCTCGCATCCCTGCGGCATCCGATCCTCCGATATCATCATCCTTCCCAACGTGGAGGTAAACAGAAAGACATCTGGGATTATTGAAATCGAGGTGAAGCCTCTGCGAAAAACTGAGAAGAGCAAAGTGTATTACCTGTGCATCGCCACCGCCACACCTGGCGCGCAGGACTCGTGGTCCGAGAGCACCTGGGTCTATCACGAGGGACAGGACACTAAAGTGATCGTGGTGGAGGAGAAGAAGTTCCTGCTGCCTTTCTGGCTGCAGGTGATTTTTATTGCCATGATGTTGTGTTTGTCCGGCATGTTCAGCGGGCTGAATCTGGGACTGATGGCGCTGGATCCCATGGAGCTCCGGATCGTCCAGAACTGCGGGACTGAGAAGGAGAAGAATTACGCGAAGAAGATCGAGCCAGTCCGAAGCCAAGGAAACTACCTTCTGTGCTCTTTGCTCCTGGGAAATGTCTTGGTCAATACCACTTTGACTATCTTGCTCGATGACATCGCAGGATCAGGGCTGATCGCTATAGTGGTGTCCACTATTGGGATCGTGATCTTTGGGGAAATCGTGCCACAAGCCATCTGCTCCAGGCATGGGCTCGCCGTGGGTGCAAACACTATCCTCCTGACTAAATTCTTTATGATCCTCACTTTCCCTGCATCATATCCCGTCAGTAAACTCCTGGACCACGTGCTGGGGCAGGAGATCGGCACTGTGTACAACAGGGAGAAGCTGCTGGAGATGCTCAGGGTGACAGATCCGTATAATGACCTGGTGAAAGAGGAGCTCAACATCATCCAGGGTGCTCTGGAGCTCAGGACTAAAACTGTGGAGGATGTCATGACGCCTTTGCGGGACTGCTTCATGATTGCCGCTGATGCCATCCTGGACTTCAGCACCATGTCTGAGATCATGGAGAGCGGCTACACGCGAATACCTGTGTATGAGGGCGAGAAATGTCATATTGTAGACTTGCTGTTTGTCAAGGACTTGGCCTTTGTGGATCCAGATGACTGCACGCCGTTGAAAACCATCACCAAGTTCTACAGCCACCCTCTGCATTTTGTCTTCAATGATACAAAGCTGGATGCCATGCTCGAGGAGTTTAAAAAAG GTAAATCCCATCTGGCCATTGTCCAAAGAGTGAATAACGAAGGAGAGGGAGACCCATTCTATGAGGTTCTGGGCATTGTCACGCTGGAAGACGTCATTGAGGAAATCATCAAATCTGAGATTCTAGATGAGACTGACCTTTACA CTGACAACAAGACGAAAAAGAGGATAGCTCACAGAGAGAGGAAACAGGACTTCTCCGCTTTCAAACCCACAGATAATGAGTTGAGCGTGAAAATATCACCACAGCTTCTTCTGGCCGCGCTGCGTTTCCTGGAAACTG AGGTGGAGTCATTCAGTACAGCTCAAATGTCAGAGAAAATCCTCCTGCGCTTGCTGAAACATCCTAACGTCATCCAGGAGCTCAAATATGATGACAAGAACAAGAAAATGTCAGAGCACTACCTCTTTCACCGCAACAAGCCTGTGGACTACTTCATCCTCATCTTGCAG GGGAAGGTGGAGGTTGAAGCTGGAAAGGAGGGGATGAAGTTTGAAGCTGGTGCCTTCTCTTATTATGGAGTGCTGGCTTTAACCTCTTCACCAG AAAATAAGTCACCTCCACGAGCGTTCGGACTCAACCACTCGGACTCCCTGAACAGGAGTGACCGGATGGAGGCGGTCACCCCCACACTGGGCAGCAGCAACAACCAGCTCAACTCCTTCCTGCAGGTCTACATGCCAGACTTCTCAGTGAGAGCCGCCTCTGACCTGCTCTACATCAAG gtgacCCGCCAGCAATATCAGAACGCCCTGATGGCGTCTCGCATGGACAAGACGCCTCAGTCCACAGACAGCGAGTTCACCAAGATCGAGCTGACCTTCACAGAGCATCAGGATGGACCGCTGGACGAGTCAGCAACTCTTTTGACCACCAACTCATACAAACCCAACTACACCGGTCACAACGACGGGGCAATTTAA
- the LOC113056829 gene encoding metal transporter CNNM2 isoform X1, whose translation MPLVVICIRDRIGQNDRPSSGICTHSSSHRACWCVIVVQRGNDTRCLISSADGKDAPEETVIIGLRLEDTDEVSFMDRGFLRVSERSRVRLRVYGQNINNETWSKLAFTEHSIGSAPAESTSPGDAPASHPCGIRSSDIIILPNVEVNRKTSGIIEIEVKPLRKTEKSKVYYLCIATATPGAQDSWSESTWVYHEGQDTKVIVVEEKKFLLPFWLQVIFIAMMLCLSGMFSGLNLGLMALDPMELRIVQNCGTEKEKNYAKKIEPVRSQGNYLLCSLLLGNVLVNTTLTILLDDIAGSGLIAIVVSTIGIVIFGEIVPQAICSRHGLAVGANTILLTKFFMILTFPASYPVSKLLDHVLGQEIGTVYNREKLLEMLRVTDPYNDLVKEELNIIQGALELRTKTVEDVMTPLRDCFMIAADAILDFSTMSEIMESGYTRIPVYEGEKCHIVDLLFVKDLAFVDPDDCTPLKTITKFYSHPLHFVFNDTKLDAMLEEFKKGKSHLAIVQRVNNEGEGDPFYEVLGIVTLEDVIEEIIKSEILDETDLYTDNKTKKRIAHRERKQDFSAFKPTDNELSVKISPQLLLAALRFLETEVESFSTAQMSEKILLRLLKHPNVIQELKYDDKNKKMSEHYLFHRNKPVDYFILILQGKVEVEAGKEGMKFEAGAFSYYGVLALTSSPVPLSLSRTFVVSRAESLAGSPENKSPPRAFGLNHSDSLNRSDRMEAVTPTLGSSNNQLNSFLQVYMPDFSVRAASDLLYIKVTRQQYQNALMASRMDKTPQSTDSEFTKIELTFTEHQDGPLDESATLLTTNSYKPNYTGHNDGAI comes from the exons ATGCCATTGGTCGTAATTTGCATACGCGACCGGATTGGTCAAAACGACCGTCCGTCATCAGGCATCTGTACTCACAGCAGTTCACATAGAGCGTGCTGGTGTGTCATCGTGGTGCAGAGAGGCAACGATACGCG TTGTCTGATCAGTAGCGCTGATGGCAAAGACGCGCCGGAAGAGACTGTCATCATTGGCCTCCGGCTCGAGGACACCGACGAGGTGTCGTTTATGGACAGAGGCTTTTTGCGCGTCAGCGAGCGCTCTCGTGTCAGGTTAAGGGTCTATGGGCAAAACATCAACAACGAGACGTGGTCCAAACTCGCCTTTACGGAACACAGCATCGGCAGCGCACCCGCGGAGAGCACGAGCCCCGGAGACGCACCTGCCTCGCATCCCTGCGGCATCCGATCCTCCGATATCATCATCCTTCCCAACGTGGAGGTAAACAGAAAGACATCTGGGATTATTGAAATCGAGGTGAAGCCTCTGCGAAAAACTGAGAAGAGCAAAGTGTATTACCTGTGCATCGCCACCGCCACACCTGGCGCGCAGGACTCGTGGTCCGAGAGCACCTGGGTCTATCACGAGGGACAGGACACTAAAGTGATCGTGGTGGAGGAGAAGAAGTTCCTGCTGCCTTTCTGGCTGCAGGTGATTTTTATTGCCATGATGTTGTGTTTGTCCGGCATGTTCAGCGGGCTGAATCTGGGACTGATGGCGCTGGATCCCATGGAGCTCCGGATCGTCCAGAACTGCGGGACTGAGAAGGAGAAGAATTACGCGAAGAAGATCGAGCCAGTCCGAAGCCAAGGAAACTACCTTCTGTGCTCTTTGCTCCTGGGAAATGTCTTGGTCAATACCACTTTGACTATCTTGCTCGATGACATCGCAGGATCAGGGCTGATCGCTATAGTGGTGTCCACTATTGGGATCGTGATCTTTGGGGAAATCGTGCCACAAGCCATCTGCTCCAGGCATGGGCTCGCCGTGGGTGCAAACACTATCCTCCTGACTAAATTCTTTATGATCCTCACTTTCCCTGCATCATATCCCGTCAGTAAACTCCTGGACCACGTGCTGGGGCAGGAGATCGGCACTGTGTACAACAGGGAGAAGCTGCTGGAGATGCTCAGGGTGACAGATCCGTATAATGACCTGGTGAAAGAGGAGCTCAACATCATCCAGGGTGCTCTGGAGCTCAGGACTAAAACTGTGGAGGATGTCATGACGCCTTTGCGGGACTGCTTCATGATTGCCGCTGATGCCATCCTGGACTTCAGCACCATGTCTGAGATCATGGAGAGCGGCTACACGCGAATACCTGTGTATGAGGGCGAGAAATGTCATATTGTAGACTTGCTGTTTGTCAAGGACTTGGCCTTTGTGGATCCAGATGACTGCACGCCGTTGAAAACCATCACCAAGTTCTACAGCCACCCTCTGCATTTTGTCTTCAATGATACAAAGCTGGATGCCATGCTCGAGGAGTTTAAAAAAG GTAAATCCCATCTGGCCATTGTCCAAAGAGTGAATAACGAAGGAGAGGGAGACCCATTCTATGAGGTTCTGGGCATTGTCACGCTGGAAGACGTCATTGAGGAAATCATCAAATCTGAGATTCTAGATGAGACTGACCTTTACA CTGACAACAAGACGAAAAAGAGGATAGCTCACAGAGAGAGGAAACAGGACTTCTCCGCTTTCAAACCCACAGATAATGAGTTGAGCGTGAAAATATCACCACAGCTTCTTCTGGCCGCGCTGCGTTTCCTGGAAACTG AGGTGGAGTCATTCAGTACAGCTCAAATGTCAGAGAAAATCCTCCTGCGCTTGCTGAAACATCCTAACGTCATCCAGGAGCTCAAATATGATGACAAGAACAAGAAAATGTCAGAGCACTACCTCTTTCACCGCAACAAGCCTGTGGACTACTTCATCCTCATCTTGCAG GGGAAGGTGGAGGTTGAAGCTGGAAAGGAGGGGATGAAGTTTGAAGCTGGTGCCTTCTCTTATTATGGAGTGCTGGCTTTAACCTCTTCACCAG TTCCTCTCTCCTTGTCTCGAACCTTTGTGGTGAGCAGGGCAGAATCGCTGGCAGGATCTCCAG AAAATAAGTCACCTCCACGAGCGTTCGGACTCAACCACTCGGACTCCCTGAACAGGAGTGACCGGATGGAGGCGGTCACCCCCACACTGGGCAGCAGCAACAACCAGCTCAACTCCTTCCTGCAGGTCTACATGCCAGACTTCTCAGTGAGAGCCGCCTCTGACCTGCTCTACATCAAG gtgacCCGCCAGCAATATCAGAACGCCCTGATGGCGTCTCGCATGGACAAGACGCCTCAGTCCACAGACAGCGAGTTCACCAAGATCGAGCTGACCTTCACAGAGCATCAGGATGGACCGCTGGACGAGTCAGCAACTCTTTTGACCACCAACTCATACAAACCCAACTACACCGGTCACAACGACGGGGCAATTTAA
- the LOC113056829 gene encoding metal transporter CNNM2 isoform X2: MPLVVICIRDRIGQNDRPSSGICTHSSSHRACWCVIVVQRGNDTRCLISSADGKDAPEETVIIGLRLEDTDEVSFMDRGFLRVSERSRVRLRVYGQNINNETWSKLAFTEHSIGSAPAESTSPGDAPASHPCGIRSSDIIILPNVEVNRKTSGIIEIEVKPLRKTEKSKVYYLCIATATPGAQDSWSESTWVYHEGQDTKVIVVEEKKFLLPFWLQVIFIAMMLCLSGMFSGLNLGLMALDPMELRIVQNCGTEKEKNYAKKIEPVRSQGNYLLCSLLLGNVLVNTTLTILLDDIAGSGLIAIVVSTIGIVIFGEIVPQAICSRHGLAVGANTILLTKFFMILTFPASYPVSKLLDHVLGQEIGTVYNREKLLEMLRVTDPYNDLVKEELNIIQGALELRTKTVEDVMTPLRDCFMIAADAILDFSTMSEIMESGYTRIPVYEGEKCHIVDLLFVKDLAFVDPDDCTPLKTITKFYSHPLHFVFNDTKLDAMLEEFKKGKSHLAIVQRVNNEGEGDPFYEVLGIVTLEDVIEEIIKSEILDETDLYTDNKTKKRIAHRERKQDFSAFKPTDNELSVKISPQLLLAALRFLETEVESFSTAQMSEKILLRLLKHPNVIQELKYDDKNKKMSEHYLFHRNKPVDYFILILQGKVEVEAGKEGMKFEAGAFSYYGVLALTSSPENKSPPRAFGLNHSDSLNRSDRMEAVTPTLGSSNNQLNSFLQVYMPDFSVRAASDLLYIKVTRQQYQNALMASRMDKTPQSTDSEFTKIELTFTEHQDGPLDESATLLTTNSYKPNYTGHNDGAI; this comes from the exons ATGCCATTGGTCGTAATTTGCATACGCGACCGGATTGGTCAAAACGACCGTCCGTCATCAGGCATCTGTACTCACAGCAGTTCACATAGAGCGTGCTGGTGTGTCATCGTGGTGCAGAGAGGCAACGATACGCG TTGTCTGATCAGTAGCGCTGATGGCAAAGACGCGCCGGAAGAGACTGTCATCATTGGCCTCCGGCTCGAGGACACCGACGAGGTGTCGTTTATGGACAGAGGCTTTTTGCGCGTCAGCGAGCGCTCTCGTGTCAGGTTAAGGGTCTATGGGCAAAACATCAACAACGAGACGTGGTCCAAACTCGCCTTTACGGAACACAGCATCGGCAGCGCACCCGCGGAGAGCACGAGCCCCGGAGACGCACCTGCCTCGCATCCCTGCGGCATCCGATCCTCCGATATCATCATCCTTCCCAACGTGGAGGTAAACAGAAAGACATCTGGGATTATTGAAATCGAGGTGAAGCCTCTGCGAAAAACTGAGAAGAGCAAAGTGTATTACCTGTGCATCGCCACCGCCACACCTGGCGCGCAGGACTCGTGGTCCGAGAGCACCTGGGTCTATCACGAGGGACAGGACACTAAAGTGATCGTGGTGGAGGAGAAGAAGTTCCTGCTGCCTTTCTGGCTGCAGGTGATTTTTATTGCCATGATGTTGTGTTTGTCCGGCATGTTCAGCGGGCTGAATCTGGGACTGATGGCGCTGGATCCCATGGAGCTCCGGATCGTCCAGAACTGCGGGACTGAGAAGGAGAAGAATTACGCGAAGAAGATCGAGCCAGTCCGAAGCCAAGGAAACTACCTTCTGTGCTCTTTGCTCCTGGGAAATGTCTTGGTCAATACCACTTTGACTATCTTGCTCGATGACATCGCAGGATCAGGGCTGATCGCTATAGTGGTGTCCACTATTGGGATCGTGATCTTTGGGGAAATCGTGCCACAAGCCATCTGCTCCAGGCATGGGCTCGCCGTGGGTGCAAACACTATCCTCCTGACTAAATTCTTTATGATCCTCACTTTCCCTGCATCATATCCCGTCAGTAAACTCCTGGACCACGTGCTGGGGCAGGAGATCGGCACTGTGTACAACAGGGAGAAGCTGCTGGAGATGCTCAGGGTGACAGATCCGTATAATGACCTGGTGAAAGAGGAGCTCAACATCATCCAGGGTGCTCTGGAGCTCAGGACTAAAACTGTGGAGGATGTCATGACGCCTTTGCGGGACTGCTTCATGATTGCCGCTGATGCCATCCTGGACTTCAGCACCATGTCTGAGATCATGGAGAGCGGCTACACGCGAATACCTGTGTATGAGGGCGAGAAATGTCATATTGTAGACTTGCTGTTTGTCAAGGACTTGGCCTTTGTGGATCCAGATGACTGCACGCCGTTGAAAACCATCACCAAGTTCTACAGCCACCCTCTGCATTTTGTCTTCAATGATACAAAGCTGGATGCCATGCTCGAGGAGTTTAAAAAAG GTAAATCCCATCTGGCCATTGTCCAAAGAGTGAATAACGAAGGAGAGGGAGACCCATTCTATGAGGTTCTGGGCATTGTCACGCTGGAAGACGTCATTGAGGAAATCATCAAATCTGAGATTCTAGATGAGACTGACCTTTACA CTGACAACAAGACGAAAAAGAGGATAGCTCACAGAGAGAGGAAACAGGACTTCTCCGCTTTCAAACCCACAGATAATGAGTTGAGCGTGAAAATATCACCACAGCTTCTTCTGGCCGCGCTGCGTTTCCTGGAAACTG AGGTGGAGTCATTCAGTACAGCTCAAATGTCAGAGAAAATCCTCCTGCGCTTGCTGAAACATCCTAACGTCATCCAGGAGCTCAAATATGATGACAAGAACAAGAAAATGTCAGAGCACTACCTCTTTCACCGCAACAAGCCTGTGGACTACTTCATCCTCATCTTGCAG GGGAAGGTGGAGGTTGAAGCTGGAAAGGAGGGGATGAAGTTTGAAGCTGGTGCCTTCTCTTATTATGGAGTGCTGGCTTTAACCTCTTCACCAG AAAATAAGTCACCTCCACGAGCGTTCGGACTCAACCACTCGGACTCCCTGAACAGGAGTGACCGGATGGAGGCGGTCACCCCCACACTGGGCAGCAGCAACAACCAGCTCAACTCCTTCCTGCAGGTCTACATGCCAGACTTCTCAGTGAGAGCCGCCTCTGACCTGCTCTACATCAAG gtgacCCGCCAGCAATATCAGAACGCCCTGATGGCGTCTCGCATGGACAAGACGCCTCAGTCCACAGACAGCGAGTTCACCAAGATCGAGCTGACCTTCACAGAGCATCAGGATGGACCGCTGGACGAGTCAGCAACTCTTTTGACCACCAACTCATACAAACCCAACTACACCGGTCACAACGACGGGGCAATTTAA